A section of the Scleropages formosus chromosome 12, fSclFor1.1, whole genome shotgun sequence genome encodes:
- the LOC108940373 gene encoding proliferating cell nuclear antigen: MFEARLVQGSILKKVLEALKDLITEACWDVSSSGISLQSMDSSHVSLVQLTLRSDGFDSYRCDRNLAMGVNLSSMSKILKCAGNEDIITLRAEDNADTLALIFETLNQEKVSDYEMKLMDLDVEQLGIPEQEYSCVVKMPSGEFARICRDLSQIGDAVMISCAKDGVKFSATGELGTGNVKLSQTSNVDKEDEAVTIEMNEPVQLIFALNYLNFFTKATPLSKTVILSMSADIPLVVEYKIADMGHVKYYLAPKIDEEAS, encoded by the exons ATGTTTGAGGCTCGCTTGGTCCAGGGCTCCATTCTGAAGAAGGTGCTAGAGGCCCTGAAGGACCTGATCACCGAGGCCTGCTGGGACGTGAGCTCCTCGGGCATTTCCCTGCAGAGCATGGACTCGTCCCACGTGTCCCTCGTGCAGCTCACTCTGCGCAGCGACGGCTTCGACTCGTACCGCTGCGATCGGAACCTGGCCATGGGGGTCAACCTGAGCAG CATGTCAAAGATCCTGAAATGTGCCGGAAACGAAGACATCATCACTCTGCGAGCGGAGGACAACGCGGACACGCTGGCCCTCATTTTCGAGACACTAA ACCAGGAGAAAGTGTCTGACTACGAGATGAAGTTGATGGACTTGGATGTGGAGCAGTTGGGAATCCCT GAGCAAGAGTACAGCTGCGTGGTGAAGATGCCCTCGGGGGAGTTTGCGCGGATCTGCCGTGACCTGTCTCAGATCGGCGATGCCGTCATGATCTCCTGCGCTAAGGATGGGGTCAAGTTCTCTGCCACTGGGGAGCTGGGTACTGGAAACGTCAAGCTGTCGCAGACCAGCAACGTGGACAAGGAGGACGAAGCT GTCACAATTGAGATGAATGAACCTGTTCAGCTCATCTTCGCCCTCAACTATCTCAACTTCTTCACCAAGGCCACACCTCTATCCAAGACGGTTATCCTCAGCATGTCTGCAGATATCCCACTAG tGGTGGAGTACAAGATTGCAGACATGGGACATGTGAAATACTACCTGGCACCCAAAATTGATGAAGAGGCTTCCTAA